One window of the Halorhodospira halophila genome contains the following:
- a CDS encoding type II toxin-antitoxin system Phd/YefM family antitoxin, with translation MENVISAQEIKRRGISAVDQALKNGPVHVIQRNRPRYVILSEESYQRLSEGTQARQRLWDRLLGDDEAYGAARNRAELDRELQSEREGWRD, from the coding sequence ATGGAGAACGTCATTTCCGCACAAGAGATCAAGCGCCGTGGCATCAGCGCGGTGGATCAGGCATTGAAGAACGGGCCGGTGCACGTCATCCAGCGCAACCGGCCCCGCTACGTGATCCTGAGCGAGGAGTCTTACCAGCGCTTGTCGGAGGGTACCCAGGCCCGGCAAAGGCTATGGGATCGCCTGCTAGGGGATGACGAGGCATACGGCGCAGCGCGCAACCGTGCGGAGCTGGACCGTGAGCTGCAATCAGAGCGCGAAGGCTGGCGCGATTAA
- a CDS encoding type II toxin-antitoxin system VapC family toxin produces the protein MRVFLDASAIIYLLEGDRQTRDATRQVLGGLERGSDEPPVLMASALSRLECRVRPLRESDTQALERLDGFLDDPGLSVIALDTAVLDRATELRAQYRLRTPDAIQAACLLTVDPRGAFVTGDGDFEKVPGLHVHRIPH, from the coding sequence ATGCGTGTTTTTCTGGACGCCAGCGCCATCATCTATCTGCTGGAGGGAGACAGGCAGACCCGGGACGCCACCCGGCAGGTGCTTGGGGGACTGGAACGCGGCTCTGACGAACCGCCGGTGCTGATGGCCTCAGCCTTGAGCCGGCTGGAGTGCCGGGTGCGCCCGCTGCGAGAATCCGACACGCAGGCATTGGAGCGACTGGATGGCTTCCTCGACGACCCGGGGCTCTCGGTGATAGCGCTGGACACCGCCGTGCTGGACAGGGCTACGGAGCTGCGCGCCCAATACAGGCTGCGCACACCCGATGCGATCCAGGCAGCTTGCCTGCTTACGGTGGACCCGAGGGGCGCGTTCGTCACGGGGGATGGCGACTTCGAGAAAGTCCCCGGCCTGCACGTCCACCGGATACCACACTAA
- the mntA gene encoding type VII toxin-antitoxin system MntA family adenylyltransferase antitoxin, with protein MTQDRTEAIQQAVQPVLAAFPDVQAAFLFGSHATGHARADSDVDLGLAGPPERLEAQRLDLLTELTRAGLERIDLVLLERADPALQFEAVRHNCLIYARPDFQRGIYFSRIAREYWDLEPYLRVQRAALKRRLRRGASRDHPPAP; from the coding sequence ATGACGCAAGATCGCACCGAGGCCATCCAGCAGGCCGTCCAGCCCGTCCTGGCAGCCTTCCCGGACGTGCAGGCCGCCTTCCTATTCGGGTCCCACGCGACGGGGCACGCTCGGGCAGACAGTGACGTCGACCTGGGCCTCGCCGGGCCGCCGGAGCGCCTCGAGGCACAACGCCTGGACCTGCTGACGGAGCTGACCCGGGCCGGCCTTGAGCGCATAGACCTGGTCCTCCTGGAACGTGCCGATCCGGCCCTGCAGTTCGAGGCCGTCCGCCACAACTGCCTAATCTACGCGCGGCCCGACTTCCAGCGCGGGATCTATTTCTCGCGCATCGCCCGCGAATACTGGGACCTTGAGCCGTATCTGCGCGTCCAGCGCGCCGCCCTGAAACGGAGGCTCCGCCGTGGTGCAAGCCGAGATCATCCGCCGGCGCCTTGA